A window of Natrinema versiforme contains these coding sequences:
- the rplX gene encoding 50S ribosomal protein L24, with amino-acid sequence MTEQPHKQRTQTERAPLHQRQKQLHATLSDELREEYDTRRTRVNAGDTVEVMRGDHAGEEAEVIRAILEDGTIHVEDVTVETADGEEVPRPLDPSNVRITELDLEDERREARLEGDSE; translated from the coding sequence ATGACTGAACAACCACACAAACAGCGAACCCAGACGGAACGCGCGCCGCTGCACCAGCGACAGAAGCAGCTGCACGCGACGCTGTCCGACGAGCTCCGTGAGGAGTACGACACCCGTCGAACCCGCGTCAACGCGGGCGACACGGTCGAGGTCATGCGCGGCGACCACGCCGGCGAGGAAGCCGAGGTCATCCGCGCGATCCTCGAGGATGGAACCATCCACGTCGAGGACGTGACCGTCGAGACGGCCGACGGCGAGGAAGTGCCGCGGCCGCTCGACCCCTCGAACGTCCGGATCACGGAACTCGACCTCGAGGACGAGCGTCGCGAGGCGCGTCTCGAAGGTGATAGCGAATGA
- a CDS encoding 50S ribosomal protein L5, with amino-acid sequence MSSESETSGDFHEMREPRVEKVVVHMGVGQGGRELGKAEDIIEAVTGQESVRTQAKRTEPDFGIRQGDPIGAKVTLRDEDAYEFLEKSLPLTDISAAQFDDTGNFSFGVEEHTDFPSQEYDPNVGIYGLDVTVNLVRPGYRIAKRDKATRSIPSKHRLTPEDAIGFLEANFDVSVEGTDDE; translated from the coding sequence ATGAGTAGTGAAAGCGAGACCAGCGGCGACTTCCACGAGATGCGCGAACCGCGCGTCGAGAAGGTCGTCGTCCACATGGGCGTCGGCCAAGGTGGCCGCGAACTCGGCAAAGCCGAGGACATTATCGAGGCAGTCACGGGTCAGGAGAGCGTCCGGACCCAGGCGAAGCGAACCGAACCGGACTTCGGTATTCGTCAGGGCGATCCGATCGGCGCGAAGGTCACCCTTCGCGACGAGGACGCCTACGAGTTCCTCGAGAAGTCGCTTCCGCTGACGGATATCTCGGCGGCGCAGTTCGACGACACGGGGAACTTCAGCTTCGGTGTCGAGGAACACACCGACTTCCCGAGCCAGGAGTACGACCCGAACGTCGGGATCTACGGGCTGGACGTCACCGTTAACCTGGTCCGTCCGGGCTACCGCATCGCCAAGCGCGATAAGGCCACCCGATCGATCCCCTCGAAGCACCGACTGACCCCCGAGGACGCCATCGGCTTCCTCGAGGCCAACTTCGACGTGAGCGTGGAGGGCACGGACGATGAGTGA
- a CDS encoding 30S ribosomal protein S17 has product MAIGLDVETPPEPANPEEYDYEKCPFYGELSVRGQILEGTVVSTDMDKTVVVEREYDVAVPKYDRHMKRRSRIPAHVPGVLEPLSVGDTVKIAETRPLSKTKSHVVVEVTEEATAEDLAELTSQAEPEPALSDEDLAAAEEGDQ; this is encoded by the coding sequence ATGGCAATAGGACTAGACGTTGAAACCCCTCCGGAACCAGCAAACCCGGAGGAATACGACTACGAGAAGTGTCCGTTCTACGGCGAACTCTCCGTTCGAGGACAGATCCTCGAGGGGACGGTCGTCTCGACGGACATGGATAAGACCGTAGTCGTCGAGCGAGAGTACGATGTGGCGGTCCCGAAGTACGACCGACACATGAAACGACGCTCGCGCATCCCGGCACACGTACCGGGCGTGCTCGAGCCGCTCTCGGTCGGTGACACGGTCAAGATCGCAGAGACCCGACCACTGTCGAAGACGAAATCGCACGTGGTCGTCGAAGTAACCGAAGAAGCGACTGCCGAGGACCTCGCGGAGCTGACGAGCCAGGCCGAGCCTGAGCCGGCGCTTTCCGACGAGGACCTCGCCGCAGCCGAAGAGGGTGATCAGTGA
- a CDS encoding 50S ribosomal protein L18: MATGPRYKVPMRRRREVRTDYHQRLRLLKSGKPRLVARKSNKHTTAQLITPGPQGDETLASAHSSDLAEYGWDAPTSNISAAYLTGLLAGTRAVEAGLEEAVLDIGLNTATPGNKVFAVQEGAIDAGLEIPHNDSVLADWSRTRGEHIAEYAEQLDEPLYSGDFDATDLPEHFDEVREAILE, translated from the coding sequence ATGGCGACAGGACCACGATACAAAGTGCCGATGCGGCGTCGCCGTGAGGTCCGGACGGACTACCACCAGAGGTTGCGCCTGCTGAAATCGGGGAAGCCCCGCCTGGTTGCTCGCAAGAGCAACAAGCACACTACGGCGCAGCTGATCACTCCCGGACCTCAGGGAGACGAGACGCTCGCGAGCGCACATTCGAGCGATCTGGCGGAGTACGGCTGGGATGCACCCACGAGCAACATTTCCGCGGCGTATCTGACCGGCCTGCTGGCCGGCACACGGGCCGTCGAGGCGGGTCTCGAGGAAGCGGTCCTCGACATCGGTCTCAACACGGCCACGCCCGGCAACAAGGTGTTCGCGGTACAGGAAGGCGCAATCGACGCCGGCCTCGAGATCCCGCACAACGACAGCGTGCTCGCGGACTGGTCGCGTACACGCGGCGAGCACATCGCCGAGTACGCAGAACAGCTCGACGAACCGCTGTACAGCGGTGACTTCGACGCGACAGACCTCCCCGAACACTTCGACGAGGTACGAGAGGCGATTCTCGAATGA
- a CDS encoding 50S ribosomal protein L6 has product MRVELEIPENVSVEVDRFDVTVEGPEGAVTRRLWYPDVTVETDDDQVVIESGAEDAKTNSTVGTFESHITNAIHGVTEGWEYEMEVFYSHFPMQVRVDGDDVVIENFLGEKAPRRTTIHGETEVTVDDEQIVLSGPSKDDVGQTAADIEQLTKVSGKDTRVFQDGVYITTKPAKGGA; this is encoded by the coding sequence ATGCGAGTCGAACTGGAAATCCCCGAGAACGTATCCGTCGAGGTCGACCGTTTCGATGTGACCGTCGAGGGCCCGGAAGGCGCCGTTACGCGCCGCCTCTGGTACCCCGACGTGACCGTCGAAACCGACGACGATCAGGTGGTAATCGAGAGCGGTGCCGAGGACGCGAAGACGAATTCGACCGTCGGCACCTTCGAGAGCCACATCACCAACGCCATTCACGGCGTGACCGAGGGCTGGGAGTACGAGATGGAAGTCTTCTACTCTCACTTCCCGATGCAGGTCCGCGTGGACGGCGACGATGTCGTCATCGAGAACTTCCTCGGCGAAAAGGCACCGCGACGAACGACTATCCACGGTGAGACTGAGGTTACCGTCGACGACGAGCAGATCGTCCTCTCCGGCCCCAGCAAGGACGATGTCGGCCAGACGGCGGCCGACATCGAGCAGCTGACGAAGGTCAGCGGCAAGGACACCCGCGTCTTCCAGGACGGGGTCTACATCACCACCAAGCCCGCGAAAGGAGGTGCCTGA
- a CDS encoding 50S ribosomal protein L2, with protein sequence MGRRIQGQRRGRGTSTFRAPSHRYKAELEHKNEEEDDIVRGTVVDIEHDPARSAPIAAVEFEDGDQRLILAPEGITVGEELQVGVSAEIKPGNTLPLAEIPEGVPVCNVEANQGDGGRFARASGTNADLITHDRNAAVIQLPSGEVKRLDPQCRATIGVVAGGGRTEKPMVKAGNKYHKMKARGTKWPRVRGVAMNAVDHPFGGGGRQHPGKPKSVSRDAPPGRKVGDIASRSTGRGGNK encoded by the coding sequence ATGGGACGACGCATTCAAGGACAACGACGCGGTCGCGGTACCTCCACGTTCCGTGCCCCGTCCCACCGCTACAAGGCGGAGCTCGAACACAAGAACGAGGAAGAAGACGACATCGTCCGCGGGACGGTCGTCGACATCGAACACGACCCGGCCCGATCCGCGCCGATCGCCGCCGTCGAGTTCGAAGACGGGGATCAGCGACTGATCCTCGCGCCGGAAGGCATCACCGTCGGCGAGGAGCTGCAGGTCGGTGTCAGCGCTGAGATCAAGCCCGGCAACACGCTCCCGCTCGCGGAGATTCCCGAAGGAGTGCCGGTCTGTAACGTCGAGGCCAACCAGGGCGACGGCGGTCGATTCGCTCGAGCCTCGGGGACCAACGCTGACCTGATCACGCACGACCGCAACGCGGCGGTCATCCAGCTTCCCAGCGGCGAGGTCAAGCGCCTCGATCCGCAGTGTCGTGCCACTATCGGCGTCGTCGCCGGCGGTGGCCGAACGGAGAAGCCGATGGTCAAGGCAGGGAACAAGTATCACAAGATGAAGGCTCGGGGCACCAAGTGGCCTCGCGTCCGCGGTGTCGCGATGAACGCCGTCGACCACCCGTTCGGTGGCGGCGGCCGACAGCACCCCGGCAAGCCAAAGTCCGTCTCGCGGGACGCCCCGCCGGGACGGAAGGTCGGTGACATCGCGTCCCGAAGCACCGGCCGAGGTGGAAACAAATGA
- a CDS encoding 30S ribosomal protein S14 — MSESETEENDRTGEHAAKRTGQVESCQRCGREQGLVGKYDINLCRQCFREIARDMGFRKYR, encoded by the coding sequence ATGAGTGAAAGCGAAACAGAAGAAAACGACCGCACGGGCGAGCACGCGGCAAAGCGAACGGGACAGGTCGAATCCTGTCAGCGCTGTGGCCGCGAGCAGGGACTTGTCGGGAAGTACGACATCAATCTCTGCCGGCAGTGCTTCCGCGAGATCGCCCGCGACATGGGATTCAGGAAGTACCGATAA
- a CDS encoding 50S ribosomal protein L19e, whose translation MTDLTAQKRLAADVLDVGQNRVWLDPDAQGDIAEAITRDEIRELVDEGRIQAADAKGNSRGRARERNAKRAYGHQNGQGKRRGKKGARQDEKDEWQNKIRAQRRKLRELRDKGELTPTQYRELYKKAGGGEFRSVRYLLNYIDENYGDQ comes from the coding sequence ATGACTGATCTGACCGCACAGAAGCGACTGGCAGCCGATGTCTTAGACGTCGGTCAGAACCGCGTCTGGCTCGATCCCGACGCGCAAGGCGACATCGCCGAAGCGATCACTCGCGACGAGATCCGTGAACTCGTCGACGAGGGTCGCATTCAGGCCGCCGACGCGAAGGGTAACTCTCGCGGTCGCGCCCGCGAACGGAACGCGAAGCGCGCCTACGGCCACCAGAACGGCCAGGGCAAGCGCCGCGGCAAGAAGGGCGCACGCCAAGACGAGAAAGACGAATGGCAGAACAAGATTCGCGCACAGCGACGGAAGCTGCGCGAACTCCGCGACAAGGGCGAGCTGACGCCCACGCAGTACCGCGAGCTCTACAAGAAGGCTGGCGGCGGGGAGTTCCGTAGCGTCCGGTACCTGTTGAACTACATCGACGAAAACTACGGTGACCAATAA
- the rpmC gene encoding 50S ribosomal protein L29, whose product MAILHVEEIRDMTPAEREEELEELETELLNAKSVLAAGGAPENPGRIGELGRTIARIKTIQREEGDLDDEVEAQAE is encoded by the coding sequence ATGGCGATCCTCCACGTCGAAGAGATCCGCGACATGACGCCCGCCGAACGGGAAGAAGAACTCGAGGAACTCGAAACGGAACTGCTGAACGCGAAGTCCGTCCTCGCCGCCGGTGGTGCCCCGGAGAATCCGGGCCGCATCGGCGAACTGGGCCGCACCATCGCGCGGATCAAGACGATCCAGCGCGAGGAAGGCGACCTGGACGACGAAGTCGAAGCGCAAGCGGAATAA
- a CDS encoding 30S ribosomal protein S4e yields the protein MTKHQKRLSVPKSWPVERKTETFTVKADAGPHGEDGVPLVVLLRDVLGYVDSRKEARYALSEDSILINGDAINDEQRPIGMFDIVAFPERGEYYRVFPDEGGRLALTEIDEDSAQSRLGKITGKQQVSGGDTQLTLHDGTNVIVEDDYSPKDSIVIDNDDKSVVAHFPYEEGALVTAVRGNHGGKVGEIDAIDVTPGSGSNSVGVSTDDGGFETVEEYVVVIDENFTGDDDE from the coding sequence ATGACGAAACACCAGAAACGACTATCGGTACCGAAGTCCTGGCCGGTCGAGCGAAAGACCGAGACCTTCACGGTCAAGGCCGACGCCGGTCCCCACGGCGAAGACGGCGTGCCGCTCGTCGTCCTCCTCCGGGACGTGCTCGGCTACGTGGACTCTCGGAAGGAAGCACGGTACGCCTTGTCCGAGGATTCGATCCTCATCAACGGCGACGCGATCAACGACGAACAGCGCCCGATCGGCATGTTCGACATCGTCGCGTTCCCCGAGCGAGGGGAGTACTACCGCGTCTTCCCCGACGAGGGCGGTCGGCTCGCGCTGACCGAGATCGACGAGGACTCGGCCCAGAGCCGCCTCGGCAAGATCACGGGCAAACAGCAAGTGTCGGGCGGCGACACCCAGCTGACGCTCCACGACGGGACGAACGTCATCGTCGAGGACGACTACAGCCCGAAGGACTCGATCGTCATCGACAACGACGACAAGTCCGTCGTCGCACACTTCCCCTACGAGGAAGGCGCACTCGTGACGGCCGTCCGTGGCAACCACGGCGGCAAGGTCGGCGAGATCGACGCGATCGACGTCACCCCGGGCAGCGGCTCGAACAGCGTCGGCGTTTCGACGGACGACGGCGGCTTCGAAACCGTCGAAGAGTACGTCGTCGTCATCGACGAGAACTTCACTGGTGATGACGATGAGTAG
- a CDS encoding 50S ribosomal protein L14: MEAMKADVTQGLKKGSLVTCADNTGARELKVISVAGYHGTKNRQPKAGIGDKVTVSVTKGTPEMRRQVLEAVVVRQRKSIRRPDGTRLKFEDNAAVIIDENEEPRGTEIKGPIAREVAERFGAIASTATMIV; encoded by the coding sequence ATGGAGGCAATGAAAGCCGACGTCACGCAGGGCCTGAAGAAGGGCTCCCTGGTCACGTGTGCCGACAACACCGGCGCGCGCGAACTCAAGGTCATCAGCGTCGCGGGCTACCACGGCACCAAGAACCGCCAGCCGAAGGCGGGGATCGGTGACAAGGTGACCGTCTCGGTCACCAAGGGTACCCCGGAGATGCGCCGACAGGTCCTCGAGGCCGTCGTCGTCCGCCAGCGGAAGTCGATCCGCCGGCCCGACGGCACGCGGCTCAAGTTCGAGGACAACGCGGCCGTCATCATCGACGAGAACGAGGAGCCCCGCGGTACGGAGATCAAGGGGCCGATCGCCCGCGAAGTCGCAGAACGCTTCGGAGCAATCGCCAGCACGGCGACGATGATCGTATAG
- a CDS encoding 50S ribosomal protein L32e yields MADDQSDDPQELEDISGVGASKADALREAGFESIQDVKEADQDDLAEAEGVGNALAARIKADVGDLEVTEETEAEIEDEGVEEEAEPDEDVETELQPRGLTEKTPDLSEEEERLLSRRKSEGKPQFNRQDYHKKKRTPESWRRPRGQLSKQRRGVKGKGPKVQAGFRTPKAVRGKHPSGFEEVYVENTDDLEGVDGAREAVRISSSVGARKRERIEELAEEQDVRVLNPTYEEVEVESND; encoded by the coding sequence ATGGCAGACGATCAATCGGACGACCCACAGGAACTCGAGGACATCAGCGGCGTCGGCGCGAGCAAGGCAGACGCGCTGCGAGAGGCTGGCTTCGAGTCCATTCAGGACGTCAAGGAAGCGGACCAGGACGACCTGGCCGAAGCCGAAGGCGTCGGGAACGCACTCGCCGCTCGTATCAAGGCCGACGTCGGTGACCTCGAGGTCACCGAGGAGACCGAGGCCGAAATCGAAGACGAAGGCGTCGAGGAAGAAGCGGAACCCGACGAAGATGTCGAAACCGAACTGCAGCCCCGCGGGCTGACCGAGAAGACGCCCGACCTCTCCGAAGAGGAGGAGCGACTCCTCTCTCGTCGGAAGAGCGAAGGGAAACCGCAGTTCAACCGACAGGACTACCACAAGAAAAAGCGGACGCCCGAATCCTGGCGACGACCTCGCGGCCAGCTGTCCAAGCAGCGCCGCGGCGTCAAGGGCAAGGGGCCGAAAGTCCAGGCCGGCTTCCGAACGCCGAAAGCCGTCCGCGGCAAACACCCCAGCGGCTTCGAAGAGGTCTACGTCGAGAACACGGACGACCTCGAGGGCGTCGACGGCGCTCGAGAGGCGGTCCGGATCTCGTCCTCGGTCGGCGCGCGCAAGCGCGAACGCATCGAGGAACTCGCCGAAGAGCAGGACGTTCGCGTCCTGAACCCAACCTACGAGGAAGTCGAGGTGGAATCCAATGACTGA
- a CDS encoding 30S ribosomal protein S8 yields the protein MTGNDPLSNALSGLDNAESVGHLTHEVTPASNEIGSVLEVFYDRGYIDGFEYVDDGKAGQFEVELKGAINECGPIKPRYAAGAEDFEKWEKRYLPARDFGALVVTTSSGIMSHYEARDQGIGGQVIAYVY from the coding sequence ATGACCGGGAACGATCCACTCAGCAACGCGCTCTCGGGACTCGATAACGCCGAGAGTGTGGGTCATCTCACCCACGAGGTAACGCCCGCTTCGAACGAGATCGGCAGCGTACTCGAGGTCTTCTACGACCGCGGGTACATCGACGGCTTCGAGTACGTCGACGACGGCAAAGCCGGTCAGTTCGAGGTCGAACTGAAAGGAGCGATCAACGAGTGCGGCCCCATCAAGCCCCGCTACGCTGCTGGCGCCGAAGACTTCGAGAAGTGGGAGAAGCGCTATCTCCCCGCTCGAGACTTCGGAGCCCTCGTCGTCACGACGAGCAGTGGCATCATGAGCCACTACGAGGCGCGCGACCAGGGTATTGGGGGCCAGGTGATCGCATACGTCTACTAA
- a CDS encoding 30S ribosomal protein S3, translating to MADEHQFIENGLQRSQIDEFFQEELGRAGYGGMDVAKTPMGTQIVLKAEKPGMVIGKGGENIRKVTTALEEKFNLEDPQIDVQEVEEPDLNARIVADRLANALERGWYFRKAGHTTIDRIMEAGALGAEIVLSGKVTGARSRVEKFNRGYIKHNGEPAETVVDHGQGVAVMKLGTIGVDVKIIPPGAELPDDFEVNEDMDPEEIVPDAVEVNEEGGVEELLEGEPEDAEAAESGAEAAADETVETEEEADLDEDVVEEVIEEEVEADADEEFDDVEVPSGDEDVEEELEELEEDVEAEAEELVEEMEDEETDEADPDEGGDA from the coding sequence ATGGCTGACGAACACCAATTCATCGAGAACGGCCTGCAGCGGTCCCAGATCGACGAGTTCTTCCAAGAAGAGCTCGGCCGCGCGGGCTACGGTGGTATGGACGTCGCCAAGACGCCGATGGGAACCCAGATCGTCCTCAAGGCCGAAAAGCCCGGGATGGTCATCGGCAAAGGCGGCGAGAACATCCGGAAGGTCACGACGGCCCTCGAGGAGAAGTTCAACCTCGAGGACCCCCAGATCGACGTCCAAGAGGTCGAAGAACCCGACCTCAACGCACGGATCGTCGCTGACCGACTGGCGAACGCACTCGAGCGCGGCTGGTACTTCCGAAAGGCCGGTCACACGACGATCGACCGGATCATGGAAGCCGGCGCGCTCGGCGCGGAGATCGTTCTTTCCGGGAAGGTCACCGGCGCGCGATCGCGCGTCGAGAAGTTCAACCGCGGCTACATCAAGCACAACGGCGAGCCCGCCGAAACGGTCGTCGACCACGGCCAGGGCGTCGCGGTCATGAAACTCGGCACCATCGGTGTCGACGTCAAGATCATCCCGCCGGGCGCGGAACTGCCCGACGACTTCGAGGTCAACGAAGACATGGACCCCGAAGAGATCGTCCCCGACGCCGTCGAGGTCAACGAGGAAGGCGGCGTCGAGGAACTCCTCGAGGGCGAACCCGAGGACGCCGAGGCCGCCGAAAGCGGTGCTGAGGCCGCGGCCGACGAGACCGTCGAGACCGAAGAGGAAGCCGACCTCGACGAGGACGTCGTCGAGGAGGTCATCGAAGAGGAAGTCGAGGCCGACGCCGACGAGGAGTTCGACGATGTCGAGGTCCCCAGCGGCGACGAAGACGTCGAAGAAGAACTCGAGGAACTCGAGGAAGACGTCGAAGCGGAAGCCGAGGAACTCGTCGAGGAGATGGAAGACGAGGAGACGGACGAAGCAGACCCCGACGAGGGAGGTGACGCCTGA
- a CDS encoding 30S ribosomal protein S5 translates to MSGNNYNDSGWEPVTRLGRKVQEGEIEDMETALNSGLPLKEPELVDQLLPGLEDEVLDINMVQRMTDSGRRVKFRCVVAVGDRNGFIGYAEGRDDQVGSAIQKAIGIAKLNMIQVPRGSGSWEDRSDRPHSLTRRTTGKAGSVEVELIPAPEGLGLAASDTVRHVLELAGIENAWTKSHGNTRTTVNLAKATYNALENASQSRHPQRRPDRERAEVSE, encoded by the coding sequence ATGAGTGGAAACAACTACAACGACAGCGGATGGGAACCCGTCACCCGTCTCGGTCGGAAGGTCCAGGAGGGCGAAATCGAGGACATGGAGACCGCCCTCAACTCGGGACTTCCGCTGAAGGAACCCGAACTCGTCGACCAGCTCCTTCCCGGACTGGAAGACGAAGTGCTGGACATCAACATGGTCCAGCGGATGACCGACTCCGGACGACGCGTGAAGTTCCGATGCGTCGTCGCCGTCGGTGACCGAAACGGATTCATCGGCTACGCCGAAGGCCGCGACGATCAGGTCGGGTCCGCCATCCAGAAGGCGATCGGTATCGCGAAGCTGAACATGATCCAGGTTCCCCGCGGCTCGGGTTCCTGGGAGGACCGCTCGGACCGGCCACACTCGCTGACCCGACGGACGACCGGCAAGGCCGGCTCCGTCGAAGTCGAGCTCATCCCCGCCCCCGAAGGGCTGGGGCTGGCCGCCAGCGACACCGTCCGTCACGTCCTCGAACTGGCCGGGATCGAAAACGCCTGGACCAAGAGCCACGGTAACACCCGAACGACGGTGAACCTGGCCAAGGCGACCTACAACGCCCTCGAGAACGCCTCGCAGTCGCGGCACCCGCAGCGACGGCCGGACCGAGAGCGAGCTGAGGTGAGCGAGTGA
- a CDS encoding 50S ribosomal protein L22: MGINYSVDADPDATAKAMLRERHMSNKHSKEVAREIKGRTVGDAKAYLQDVIDEVQSVPFKSHNAGAGHRSDVDGWDAGKYPEKVSGEFLDLLENVEANADHQGFDGESMEIVHVAAHKVGESVGRKPRAMGRASSWNTPQVDVEIVVEEVDEDEAGDS; encoded by the coding sequence ATGGGAATCAACTACTCAGTCGACGCGGACCCCGACGCCACGGCGAAAGCCATGCTTCGGGAGCGTCATATGAGCAACAAGCACAGCAAGGAGGTCGCACGCGAGATCAAGGGCCGAACCGTCGGCGACGCGAAGGCCTACCTTCAGGACGTGATCGACGAAGTACAGTCGGTTCCGTTCAAGTCCCACAACGCCGGCGCGGGTCACCGATCCGACGTCGACGGCTGGGACGCCGGCAAGTACCCGGAGAAGGTCTCCGGCGAATTCCTCGACCTGCTCGAGAACGTCGAAGCCAACGCGGATCATCAGGGCTTCGACGGCGAGTCGATGGAGATCGTCCACGTCGCCGCCCACAAGGTCGGCGAGTCCGTGGGCCGCAAGCCCCGCGCGATGGGGCGTGCCTCCTCGTGGAACACGCCGCAGGTCGACGTCGAGATCGTCGTCGAAGAAGTCGACGAGGACGAAGCAGGTGATAGCTAA
- a CDS encoding uL15m family ribosomal protein has product MTSKKRRQRGSRTHSGGSHKNRRGAGHRGGRGRAGRSKHEFHNYEPKGKHGFKRPHDIREDVAEIDVQKLDEDAILYVAEDLAEETDGGYRLDARDIVEDGHEVDKVKVLGSGQVRNTLEITADAFSDAAREKLEAAGGEAVVSERGQEDDADDDQDEE; this is encoded by the coding sequence ATGACGAGCAAAAAACGACGCCAGCGCGGATCGCGAACCCACAGCGGCGGTTCCCACAAGAACCGACGCGGTGCGGGCCACCGTGGTGGCCGCGGCCGTGCCGGGCGCAGCAAACACGAGTTCCACAACTACGAACCGAAGGGCAAACACGGCTTCAAGCGACCCCACGACATCCGCGAGGATGTCGCGGAGATCGACGTCCAGAAGCTCGACGAGGACGCGATCCTCTACGTCGCGGAGGACCTCGCCGAGGAGACCGACGGCGGCTACCGACTCGACGCACGCGATATCGTCGAGGACGGCCACGAGGTCGACAAGGTCAAGGTCCTCGGATCCGGACAGGTCCGGAACACGCTCGAGATAACGGCGGACGCGTTCTCCGATGCCGCTCGCGAGAAACTCGAGGCTGCCGGCGGCGAGGCAGTCGTCTCGGAGCGAGGACAGGAGGACGACGCCGACGACGACCAGGACGAGGAATAA
- a CDS encoding 30S ribosomal protein S19: MSQEYRTGREGEFTYRGHTLEELQDMELDEVVELLPARQRRSIQRGLSVEKEKLLEEARGKGEEETANNPIRTHLRDMPILPEFVGLTFEVYNGQAFERVRVEPEMIGHYLGEFRLTRTSVEHGQAGIGATRSSKFVPLK, translated from the coding sequence ATGAGTCAGGAGTACCGAACCGGCCGTGAAGGTGAGTTCACCTACCGCGGCCACACGCTCGAGGAGCTGCAGGATATGGAGCTCGACGAGGTTGTGGAACTGCTACCCGCACGACAGCGGCGAAGTATCCAGCGCGGTCTCTCCGTCGAGAAGGAGAAGCTTCTCGAGGAGGCCCGCGGCAAGGGCGAAGAGGAGACGGCGAACAACCCGATTCGAACGCACCTGCGGGATATGCCGATCCTGCCGGAGTTCGTCGGTCTGACCTTCGAGGTCTACAACGGACAGGCGTTCGAGCGCGTTCGCGTCGAACCCGAAATGATCGGCCACTACCTCGGCGAGTTCCGGCTCACCCGGACCTCCGTCGAGCACGGTCAGGCCGGTATCGGCGCGACCCGATCGTCGAAGTTCGTCCCACTGAAGTGA
- a CDS encoding ribonuclease P protein component 1, which yields MALTPETLPRHELNGLPVRVVESDDSSRVGLEGRVVIETTKTLSIEIRDDGESRVVMVPKSGSTFEFAITDDAAEDAKSSGTASKLADTQPATFEQSDGADGAGEDVAYVTVDGSRLLSRPARRTETSGDSPWQ from the coding sequence ATGGCACTGACACCCGAGACCCTGCCGCGACACGAACTCAACGGACTCCCCGTCCGAGTCGTCGAGAGCGACGACTCCTCGCGGGTGGGTCTGGAGGGACGCGTCGTCATCGAGACGACGAAGACCCTGTCGATCGAAATTCGTGACGACGGCGAGTCTCGGGTCGTGATGGTGCCGAAATCGGGCTCGACGTTCGAGTTCGCGATCACAGATGACGCCGCCGAGGACGCGAAGTCCTCGGGGACTGCGTCCAAACTGGCCGATACTCAACCTGCGACGTTCGAGCAATCGGACGGCGCAGACGGCGCCGGCGAGGATGTAGCCTACGTTACGGTCGATGGATCGCGGCTGCTCTCACGACCCGCCCGACGCACGGAAACGAGTGGTGACTCACCATGGCAATAG
- a CDS encoding 50S ribosomal protein L30: MKAIVQIRGEVNRQEDVQDTLSMLNIHNVNHCTLVPETDAYEGMIAKVNDYVAVGEPDAEVLETLLAKRAEPLEGKQSDVDEEWLADNTAYDGFGDLAEALLAEETTLRDEGLSPTLRLHPPRGGHEGIKKPTVEGGQLGKHTTGEINDLLESMR; this comes from the coding sequence ATGAAGGCAATCGTTCAGATCCGCGGCGAAGTGAACCGACAGGAAGACGTCCAGGACACCCTGTCGATGCTCAACATCCACAACGTCAACCACTGCACGCTCGTCCCCGAGACCGACGCCTACGAGGGGATGATCGCGAAGGTCAACGACTACGTCGCCGTCGGAGAGCCCGACGCCGAGGTACTCGAGACCCTGCTCGCGAAGCGAGCGGAGCCCCTCGAGGGCAAGCAGTCGGACGTCGATGAGGAGTGGCTTGCCGACAACACGGCCTACGACGGCTTCGGCGATCTCGCCGAGGCGCTCCTCGCCGAGGAGACGACACTTCGTGACGAGGGACTGTCACCGACGCTTCGACTTCACCCACCGCGGGGAGGTCACGAGGGTATCAAAAAGCCGACCGTTGAGGGCGGCCAACTCGGAAAGCATACAACAGGGGAGATTAACGACCTCCTAGAATCGATGCGATAA